One genomic segment of Deinococcus aestuarii includes these proteins:
- a CDS encoding cyclase family protein produces MRVIDLSVPIQPSPPGVPEFQRVSITYSGNAQGGAEIEQMFGVPRDLLRGGEGWATETFTNFGTHSSTHVDAPLHYNSTIQGEPAQSIDQLPLEWFFAPGVVLDFRHKADGDAVTAQEVRAELSRVGHTLEERDIVLIRTGRDEFYGQPDYWLRGPGVSADATRWLFAQGVRVMGIDAWGWDAPLDKQAAAAREGNAPGVFWAAHQVDLPYSQIERLANLGALPSTGFQVACFPLRLVGGSAAPARVVAILN; encoded by the coding sequence ATGCGCGTCATCGATCTGTCCGTCCCCATTCAGCCCTCGCCGCCCGGCGTGCCCGAGTTCCAGCGGGTGAGCATCACCTACAGCGGCAACGCGCAGGGCGGCGCCGAGATCGAGCAGATGTTCGGCGTTCCCCGCGACCTGCTGCGAGGCGGAGAGGGCTGGGCGACCGAGACCTTCACCAACTTCGGCACCCACTCCAGCACTCACGTGGACGCGCCGCTGCACTACAACTCGACCATTCAGGGTGAGCCCGCGCAGAGCATCGACCAACTGCCGCTGGAGTGGTTCTTCGCGCCCGGCGTGGTGCTCGACTTCCGGCACAAGGCGGACGGGGACGCGGTGACGGCCCAGGAAGTGCGGGCGGAACTCTCCCGCGTCGGCCACACGTTGGAGGAACGCGACATCGTGCTCATCCGCACCGGGCGCGACGAGTTCTACGGCCAACCCGACTACTGGCTGCGCGGGCCCGGGGTGAGTGCCGACGCGACCCGCTGGCTCTTCGCGCAGGGCGTCCGGGTGATGGGCATCGACGCCTGGGGCTGGGACGCGCCGCTGGACAAGCAGGCCGCCGCCGCCCGCGAGGGGAACGCCCCCGGCGTCTTCTGGGCCGCCCATCAGGTGGACCTGCCCTACTCGCAGATCGAACGGCTCGCCAACCTCGGCGCGCTGCCCTCCACCGGCTTCCAGGTGGCCTGCTTCCCGCTGCGGCTGGTCGGTGGGAGTGCCGCGCCCGCCCGGGTCGTCGCCATCCTGAACTGA
- a CDS encoding carbohydrate ABC transporter permease, which produces MRSRQRGLLARELGLWVLALVWSIPFFFLVVVSVKPTAELFTSALTLPSRIDLSSYTGAWQRGNLGQALLSSVVITGGSVFGIVALSSVAAYTLARRQGSLAVVMGLLFLIGIVLPSQLGLIPIYSLFKRLGLLGTYTGLILLNVSTWLPLAIFLYTGFLRQLSHEYEEAAQIDGASVWYTFRRVVFPLLRPVTGTVVILSGILIWNDFFNPLIFLSGTGKSPLPVAVYSFVGNYATQWNYVFAAVAIALVPALLFFIFAQRQLIQGFSGGVKG; this is translated from the coding sequence ATGAGGAGCCGCCAACGTGGCCTGCTGGCCCGCGAACTCGGGCTGTGGGTCCTCGCCCTGGTCTGGAGCATCCCCTTCTTCTTCCTGGTCGTGGTGTCGGTCAAGCCCACCGCCGAACTGTTCACCTCGGCCCTCACGCTGCCCAGCCGCATCGACCTGAGCAGCTACACCGGGGCGTGGCAGCGCGGCAACCTGGGGCAGGCCCTCCTGAGCAGCGTCGTCATCACGGGCGGCAGCGTGTTCGGGATCGTGGCGCTGAGCTCGGTCGCGGCCTACACGCTCGCGCGGCGGCAGGGCAGCCTCGCCGTCGTCATGGGCCTGCTCTTCCTGATCGGGATCGTGCTGCCCTCGCAACTGGGCCTGATCCCGATCTACTCGCTGTTCAAGCGGCTGGGCCTGCTGGGCACCTACACCGGGCTGATCTTGCTCAACGTCTCCACCTGGCTGCCGCTGGCGATCTTCCTGTACACCGGCTTCCTGCGCCAGCTCTCGCACGAGTACGAGGAGGCCGCGCAGATCGACGGCGCGAGCGTCTGGTACACCTTCCGGCGGGTGGTCTTTCCGCTGCTGCGCCCGGTGACGGGCACGGTGGTGATCCTCTCGGGCATCCTGATCTGGAACGACTTCTTCAACCCGCTGATCTTCCTGAGCGGCACCGGGAAGTCGCCCCTGCCGGTGGCGGTGTACTCGTTCGTCGGCAACTACGCGACCCAGTGGAACTACGTCTTCGCGGCGGTGGCGATTGCCCTCGTGCCCGCGCTGCTGTTTTTCATCTTCGCGCAGCGGCAACTGATTCAGGGCTTCTCGGGCGGCGTGAAGGGGTAG
- a CDS encoding VOC family protein: MIQLLSHLAHLEVTTPDLDASVRFYEEQMGMREVERDGDSVFLRCWGDYYTYSLVVTKGEQAGLAHMAWRTSSAEGLQEAVRRIEAAGVQGEWREAGHRHGRAYRFTGPYGHVMELFWEVEKHRAEGQHQSQYPDRPSRRTNHGVAPRFLDHVTVAASDVKGFARWYSETLGFRIMAYTSLDHAPVTVFSVLTTNEKSHDLGVVLDGSGVPGRVNHIAFWVDTREEHLVAADVLLENGTPIEYGPSIHGIGEQTYLYFREPSGLRVELNTGGYRNYVPDWEPYDWKPAQGSNSLYRNSAMPMSMTESFPPAPGPSATEEGALPGTEDDLARELANPYGAHGRG; encoded by the coding sequence ATGATCCAGTTGCTGTCTCACCTCGCCCACCTGGAAGTCACCACCCCCGACCTCGACGCCTCGGTGCGGTTCTACGAGGAGCAGATGGGGATGCGCGAAGTGGAGCGGGACGGCGATTCCGTGTTCCTGCGCTGCTGGGGCGACTACTACACCTACAGCCTCGTCGTGACGAAGGGCGAGCAGGCCGGCCTCGCCCACATGGCCTGGCGCACGAGCAGCGCAGAGGGATTGCAGGAGGCCGTGCGGCGCATCGAGGCCGCCGGCGTGCAGGGCGAGTGGCGCGAGGCCGGGCACCGCCACGGGCGGGCCTACCGCTTCACTGGCCCCTACGGGCACGTCATGGAGCTGTTCTGGGAGGTCGAGAAGCACCGGGCCGAGGGCCAGCACCAGTCCCAGTACCCCGACCGGCCCTCCCGGCGCACGAACCACGGGGTCGCCCCCCGCTTCCTCGACCACGTGACGGTCGCGGCGAGCGACGTGAAGGGCTTTGCGCGGTGGTACAGCGAGACGCTGGGTTTCCGCATCATGGCGTATACCTCGCTCGACCACGCGCCCGTCACGGTGTTCAGCGTGCTCACGACCAACGAGAAGTCCCACGACCTCGGCGTGGTGCTCGACGGCTCGGGCGTGCCGGGCCGGGTGAACCACATCGCCTTCTGGGTGGACACCCGGGAAGAGCACCTTGTCGCCGCCGACGTGCTGCTGGAGAACGGCACCCCCATCGAGTATGGCCCCTCGATCCACGGCATCGGCGAGCAGACCTACCTGTACTTCCGCGAGCCGAGCGGGCTGCGCGTCGAGCTGAATACGGGCGGCTACCGCAACTACGTGCCCGACTGGGAGCCCTACGACTGGAAGCCCGCGCAGGGGAGCAACAGCCTGTACCGCAACTCCGCCATGCCCATGAGCATGACCGAGAGCTTCCCGCCCGCCCCCGGCCCCAGCGCGACCGAGGAGGGGGCCCTCCCCGGCACCGAGGACGACCTCGCCCGGGAACTCGCCAACCCCTACGGCGCGCACGGTCGCGGCTAA
- a CDS encoding SDR family NAD(P)-dependent oxidoreductase — translation MPDLFSLRGQVALITGGSSGIGRATARAMGEAGAAVVVSSEDEAACRETARDLQGQGIEAQAMPCDVRNRAGLAELVAGTVRHFGGLDAVVHAAGVAPHAGPMGEATEDEWALTMRVNLEAAWHLSTLVRGPLFARGSGSVTFVSSIAGVRGNRSLSVYGVSKAGVTQLARNLAVEWGPQHIRVNSVSPGLIRTAFARPMLERPEVMERRLALTPLRRGGEVHEVAGVVVMLASRAGAFITGQNLIVDGGTTVGDGNP, via the coding sequence GTGCCTGACCTCTTCAGCCTGCGGGGCCAGGTCGCCCTGATCACCGGCGGTTCGAGCGGCATCGGCCGGGCCACCGCGCGGGCGATGGGGGAAGCGGGCGCGGCGGTCGTCGTGTCCTCCGAGGACGAGGCGGCCTGCCGGGAGACGGCGCGGGACCTTCAGGGCCAGGGCATCGAGGCCCAAGCGATGCCCTGCGACGTGCGGAACCGGGCTGGTCTGGCCGAACTGGTGGCCGGGACCGTCCGTCACTTCGGGGGGCTCGACGCCGTGGTGCACGCCGCAGGGGTCGCGCCGCACGCCGGGCCGATGGGGGAAGCCACCGAGGACGAGTGGGCGCTGACCATGCGGGTCAACCTGGAAGCGGCGTGGCACCTCTCCACGCTGGTCCGGGGCCCCCTGTTCGCCCGGGGGAGCGGCAGCGTCACCTTCGTCTCCAGCATCGCGGGGGTGCGCGGCAACCGCTCGCTGAGCGTGTACGGCGTGTCCAAGGCGGGAGTCACGCAACTCGCGCGCAACCTCGCCGTCGAGTGGGGCCCGCAGCACATCCGCGTCAACAGCGTCTCGCCGGGGCTGATTCGCACGGCCTTCGCCCGCCCGATGCTGGAGCGCCCGGAGGTGATGGAACGGCGCCTGGCCCTGACCCCTTTGCGGCGGGGAGGGGAAGTCCACGAGGTGGCGGGCGTCGTGGTCATGCTGGCCTCCCGGGCAGGGGCCTTCATCACCGGGCAAAACCTCATCGTGGACGGCGGCACGACGGTCGGGGACGGGAACCCATGA
- a CDS encoding alpha/beta hydrolase family protein — protein MFEYFPKNYVWNLALNLAMEMGARIGELDEMCRPLLEVSQRGDDEGTRMFLQSWEHMGDKLIGQAREDEARGRLISAGTKLGRAAVYLLTAERMQARDYEPRKALYAKFQDCFQRGVRLAHENCERVEIPYEGAHLAGLYTRAEGVSGPAPLLVQVNGLDSTKEMLYRVGLPQHLAKRGISSLCLDQPGTGEALRLHGLTARHDSEAWASKVVDYLETRDDIDPKRIGLQGVSLGGYYAPRAVAFEPRFALGAVWGANHNWGEVQLARLNREGERPVPHYWEHVQWVWGAGSMDEFMALIPKITLDGVLDRIRVPFLVTHGEQDRQIPLKYAHQTYEQLVNSPDKELKVFTEKEGGVQHSSVDNSAYGLDYISDWVAERLGGHVT, from the coding sequence ATGTTCGAGTACTTCCCCAAGAACTACGTCTGGAACCTCGCCCTCAACCTGGCGATGGAGATGGGCGCCAGGATCGGCGAACTCGACGAGATGTGCCGCCCCCTGCTGGAGGTCTCCCAGCGCGGCGACGACGAGGGCACACGGATGTTCCTTCAGTCCTGGGAGCACATGGGCGACAAGCTGATCGGTCAGGCGCGGGAGGACGAGGCGAGGGGCCGACTGATCAGCGCCGGGACCAAGCTGGGCCGCGCCGCGGTCTACCTCCTCACCGCCGAGCGGATGCAGGCCCGGGACTACGAGCCGAGGAAGGCGCTCTACGCCAAGTTTCAGGACTGCTTTCAGCGCGGCGTGAGGCTGGCCCACGAGAACTGCGAGCGGGTCGAGATTCCCTACGAGGGGGCTCATCTCGCCGGTCTGTACACGAGGGCGGAGGGCGTCTCGGGTCCCGCTCCCCTCCTCGTGCAGGTCAACGGCCTGGACAGCACGAAGGAGATGCTCTACCGCGTCGGATTGCCACAGCATCTGGCGAAGCGGGGCATCTCTTCTTTGTGCCTCGACCAACCGGGCACCGGGGAAGCCCTGCGCCTGCACGGCCTGACCGCCCGCCACGACTCGGAGGCGTGGGCGAGCAAGGTCGTGGACTACCTGGAGACGCGGGACGACATCGACCCCAAGCGGATCGGGTTGCAGGGCGTGTCGCTGGGCGGCTATTACGCGCCGCGTGCGGTGGCTTTCGAGCCCCGCTTTGCCCTCGGCGCCGTGTGGGGGGCGAACCACAACTGGGGAGAGGTCCAACTCGCCCGCCTGAACCGTGAGGGCGAGCGTCCGGTGCCGCACTACTGGGAGCACGTGCAGTGGGTGTGGGGCGCGGGCAGCATGGACGAGTTCATGGCGCTGATTCCCAAGATCACGCTGGACGGCGTACTGGACCGCATCCGGGTCCCCTTCCTCGTCACGCACGGGGAGCAGGACCGCCAGATTCCGCTGAAGTACGCTCATCAGACCTACGAGCAATTGGTGAACAGCCCCGACAAGGAACTGAAGGTGTTCACCGAGAAGGAAGGCGGAGTGCAACACAGCAGCGTGGACAACAGCGCCTACGGGCTGGACTACATCTCGGATTGGGTGGCCGAGCGCTTGGGCGGGCACGTCACCTGA
- a CDS encoding GMC oxidoreductase, with protein sequence MTGPLETDVLIVGSGPIGATFARVLSERSPQTRVLLIDAGPQLTARPGLHVKNIPDPAERERAQVRSQGPTQYSYGTPTPAQRAEAGEEAGGGAPTRPGLLARPGTFLLGSPEMPAAALSTNVGGMGAHWTCACPPPGNTERIDFIPEKEWQAALDQANRILGVTQQAYPDTDAARAIRRALMDAFGERLSPERPVQPMPLAARMEGGERRWAGVDVVLGPLAEEGHGAKFTLRSETLCRLLLVDGDRVTGAVLEHLPTGERDEVRARVVVVAADSLRTPQLLWASGIRPPALGHYLNDQPQVLGAVQLNPALLPEHPGPAAGGVSWVPFHSPGHPYHGQVMELEASPIPIPVEHDTGTPVVGLGWFCAKEVRREDHVAFSESETDHLGLPRMTVHHTLTPADEAVIEGARAEIELATRALGRPLTNDRPFLLPSGSSLHYQGTVRMGERDDGESVCDGHSRVWGYRNLFVGGNGVIPTSTACNPTVTSVALAVRACDGITALLAERSGERVGAG encoded by the coding sequence GTGACGGGCCCACTCGAAACCGACGTGCTCATCGTCGGCAGCGGTCCGATAGGTGCAACCTTCGCCCGGGTGCTGTCGGAACGTTCCCCGCAGACCCGCGTGCTGCTGATCGACGCCGGGCCGCAGCTCACCGCCCGCCCCGGCCTGCACGTCAAGAATATCCCCGACCCCGCCGAGCGCGAGCGGGCGCAGGTGCGCTCCCAGGGGCCGACCCAGTACAGCTACGGCACCCCGACACCGGCACAGCGGGCCGAGGCGGGGGAGGAGGCGGGCGGGGGGGCCCCCACGCGGCCCGGCCTGCTCGCCCGCCCCGGCACCTTCCTGCTCGGCAGCCCGGAGATGCCCGCCGCCGCCCTGTCCACCAACGTGGGCGGGATGGGGGCACACTGGACCTGCGCCTGCCCCCCGCCCGGAAATACGGAGCGCATCGACTTCATTCCCGAAAAGGAGTGGCAGGCGGCGCTGGACCAGGCCAACCGCATCCTCGGCGTGACACAACAGGCCTACCCCGACACCGACGCGGCTCGGGCGATCCGCCGGGCGCTGATGGACGCCTTCGGGGAGAGGTTGTCCCCCGAGCGGCCCGTCCAGCCCATGCCCCTCGCGGCGCGGATGGAGGGCGGCGAGCGGCGCTGGGCGGGCGTGGACGTGGTGCTGGGTCCGCTGGCGGAGGAAGGGCACGGCGCGAAGTTCACCCTCCGGTCGGAGACCCTCTGCCGCCTCCTCCTCGTGGACGGCGACCGCGTGACGGGCGCGGTCCTCGAACACCTCCCCACGGGAGAGCGGGATGAGGTGCGGGCGCGGGTGGTCGTGGTGGCCGCCGACTCGCTGCGGACCCCGCAACTGCTGTGGGCGTCGGGCATCCGGCCCCCGGCGCTCGGGCACTACCTCAACGACCAGCCGCAGGTGCTCGGCGCGGTGCAACTGAACCCGGCCCTCCTGCCCGAGCATCCGGGACCGGCGGCGGGCGGCGTGTCCTGGGTTCCGTTCCACTCGCCGGGGCACCCCTACCACGGCCAGGTGATGGAGCTGGAGGCCTCCCCCATCCCCATTCCCGTGGAGCACGACACCGGCACACCCGTCGTCGGCCTGGGCTGGTTTTGCGCGAAGGAGGTGCGCCGCGAGGACCACGTGGCCTTCTCAGAGAGCGAGACGGACCACCTGGGTCTCCCCCGCATGACGGTCCACCACACCCTGACCCCCGCCGACGAGGCCGTGATCGAGGGGGCGCGCGCCGAGATCGAACTCGCGACCCGCGCGTTGGGCCGCCCGCTGACGAACGACCGGCCCTTCCTGCTGCCCTCCGGCAGTTCCCTGCACTACCAGGGCACCGTCCGCATGGGCGAGCGCGACGACGGGGAGTCCGTGTGCGACGGCCACTCGCGGGTCTGGGGCTACCGGAACCTCTTCGTCGGGGGCAACGGCGTCATCCCGACCTCGACCGCCTGCAACCCCACGGTCACCAGCGTGGCCCTCGCCGTCCGGGCCTGCGACGGCATCACCGCCCTGCTGGCCGAGCGTTCGGGGGAGCGCGTCGGAGCGGGCTGA
- a CDS encoding sugar phosphate isomerase/epimerase family protein, with protein sequence MTQPAQIKRGVSLYSFQEEFFLRKMTLEDCVAACARMGAYGIETLAEQMMPGFPHLDDAFYDGWHAMMAKYGTVPVCHDMFLDTKRFKGRTLTLDEQVESVVRDLKHASRLGCTVMRVLVFVTPEVLERCVPYAEQYGVRMGLEVHAPLHFDHPWILRHLENMERVGSPLLGFVPDMGIFTDHYPPVMIGRFLRQGATPEIAEHIRREYDRRTLAEYVINDVREMGGNRVDIAMAEVLRHNLWSNPRHLLEHMDRIFHVHAKFYEMDENDQETSLGYEQVIPILRQGGFSGYLASEYEGNRHIQDAFEVDSVEQVRRHQRMLARLIGEREVQHV encoded by the coding sequence ATGACACAGCCAGCACAGATCAAACGCGGCGTGAGCCTCTACAGCTTTCAAGAAGAGTTCTTCCTGCGGAAGATGACCCTCGAAGATTGCGTCGCCGCCTGCGCGAGGATGGGCGCCTACGGCATCGAGACGCTGGCCGAGCAGATGATGCCGGGCTTCCCCCACCTCGACGACGCCTTCTACGACGGCTGGCACGCGATGATGGCGAAGTACGGCACCGTGCCCGTCTGCCACGACATGTTCCTCGACACGAAGCGGTTCAAGGGCCGCACCCTGACGCTCGACGAGCAGGTGGAGTCGGTCGTGCGGGACCTCAAGCACGCGAGTCGACTGGGCTGCACCGTCATGCGGGTGCTGGTGTTCGTGACGCCCGAGGTGCTGGAACGCTGCGTGCCCTATGCCGAGCAGTACGGCGTGCGGATGGGGCTGGAGGTCCACGCGCCCCTGCACTTCGACCACCCCTGGATTCTGCGGCACCTGGAGAACATGGAGCGCGTCGGCTCGCCCCTGCTGGGCTTCGTGCCGGACATGGGCATCTTCACCGATCACTACCCGCCCGTGATGATCGGCCGCTTCCTGCGGCAGGGGGCGACGCCCGAGATCGCCGAGCACATCCGGCGGGAGTACGACCGCCGCACCCTCGCCGAGTACGTCATCAACGACGTGCGGGAGATGGGCGGCAACCGCGTCGATATTGCGATGGCCGAGGTCCTGCGCCACAACCTGTGGTCGAATCCCCGGCACCTCCTGGAGCACATGGACCGCATCTTCCACGTCCACGCCAAGTTCTACGAGATGGACGAGAACGACCAGGAGACGAGCCTGGGGTACGAGCAGGTCATCCCGATTCTGAGGCAGGGCGGCTTCTCGGGCTACCTCGCCAGCGAGTACGAGGGCAACCGCCACATTCAGGACGCCTTCGAGGTGGACAGCGTGGAGCAGGTGCGCCGCCACCAGCGGATGCTCGCCCGCCTGATCGGCGAGCGGGAGGTGCAGCATGTTTGA
- a CDS encoding FAD-dependent oxidoreductase — MSEVRKVLIVGGGIAGLVLASMLRDRGIGVDMVEMNRAWNAYGVGIIQQGNVVRAMAQAGLLDRYLSAGFPFEDVEFYSPDGVRRARIPGERLAGAEYPANMGVRRSTLHETLKEAALEKGTDVRLGVTVEDFDQHEGHVDVTFTDGEAGRYDLVVGADGAYSKVRTLLFGDRYRPQFVGQSVWRHNFPRRPEDDALQTYRDTQGNSAGVVPLSQDLVYLYVTTKEPGNPFHPKEELAKLMRDRLGQFVGRVAELREQITDPAEVVYRPMEVTFIEEDWFRGRVLLIGDAAHTTTPHMGQGAGMAIEDAVVLSTLLEKDQPLGQTLREFMDRRFARAKYIQDQSLMICRAEMENDHTLNHPKVIGEMLHYTAQPI; from the coding sequence ATGAGTGAGGTCAGGAAGGTCTTGATCGTGGGCGGGGGCATCGCCGGGCTGGTGCTCGCCTCCATGCTGCGTGACCGCGGCATCGGCGTGGACATGGTGGAGATGAACCGGGCGTGGAATGCCTACGGGGTGGGCATCATCCAGCAGGGCAACGTGGTGCGGGCGATGGCGCAGGCGGGGCTGCTCGACCGCTACCTGAGCGCGGGCTTCCCCTTCGAGGACGTGGAGTTCTACAGCCCCGACGGGGTGAGGCGGGCCCGCATTCCCGGCGAGCGGCTGGCCGGGGCCGAGTACCCCGCCAACATGGGCGTGCGCCGCTCGACCCTGCACGAGACGCTGAAGGAGGCCGCGCTGGAAAAGGGGACGGACGTGCGGCTGGGCGTGACCGTAGAGGACTTCGACCAGCACGAGGGGCATGTGGACGTGACCTTCACCGACGGCGAGGCGGGGCGCTACGACCTCGTGGTCGGCGCGGACGGGGCGTACTCGAAGGTCCGGACGCTGCTGTTCGGGGACCGCTACCGCCCGCAGTTCGTCGGCCAGTCGGTGTGGCGGCACAACTTTCCGCGCAGGCCGGAGGACGACGCCCTCCAGACCTACCGGGACACCCAGGGGAACTCGGCGGGCGTCGTGCCGCTCTCGCAAGACCTCGTGTACCTGTACGTGACCACCAAGGAGCCGGGGAACCCCTTTCACCCGAAGGAGGAGCTGGCGAAATTGATGCGCGACCGCCTCGGGCAGTTCGTCGGGCGCGTCGCCGAGTTGCGGGAACAGATCACGGACCCGGCAGAGGTGGTCTACCGCCCGATGGAGGTGACCTTTATCGAGGAGGACTGGTTCAGGGGCCGGGTGCTCCTCATCGGGGACGCCGCGCACACCACCACGCCGCACATGGGTCAGGGGGCGGGGATGGCGATTGAGGACGCCGTGGTGCTGAGTACCCTGCTGGAAAAGGATCAGCCCCTGGGGCAGACGCTGCGGGAGTTCATGGACCGCCGCTTTGCCCGCGCCAAGTACATTCAGGACCAGTCGCTGATGATCTGCCGCGCCGAGATGGAGAACGACCACACCCTGAACCACCCCAAGGTGATCGGGGAGATGCTGCACTACACCGCTCAGCCCATATGA
- a CDS encoding fumarylacetoacetate hydrolase family protein, with the protein MRIARISLSTPDGPQARIVVQEGEQAPLVDVRRHYGLSLQRRGATPQAALDLARLVVPGSLAAALTHGDLFLDVLRAAAHDTGGDAVAGEGSLLSPIDPATFRDFLAFEEHIVNASARSGGTVDPVVYELPISYLGSAPAFIGPDATMPWPTYAQSRMDYELELGIVIVRGGRNILPTQADAHILGFTVLNDFSARDIQLREMRGRLGPSKGKHFASACGPVIVTPDELDPHDLRMTARVNGEVWSQGSTSTLMWTVQEMVAWASASEPLVAGSLLGSGTVGRGCGMELGREVKPGDVVELDIEGIGVLRNRIGHPDGQGWTPTRRTPRLTEV; encoded by the coding sequence ATGCGTATCGCCCGAATCTCCCTTTCCACCCCCGACGGACCCCAGGCACGGATCGTCGTCCAGGAGGGCGAGCAGGCCCCCCTGGTGGACGTGCGCCGCCACTACGGCCTGAGTTTGCAGCGCCGGGGCGCCACCCCACAGGCCGCCCTCGACCTCGCCCGCCTGGTCGTGCCGGGCAGCCTCGCCGCCGCCCTGACGCACGGCGACCTCTTCCTCGACGTTCTGCGTGCCGCCGCCCACGACACGGGCGGGGACGCCGTGGCCGGAGAAGGTTCTCTCCTCTCCCCCATCGACCCCGCCACCTTCCGGGACTTCCTCGCCTTCGAGGAGCACATCGTCAACGCGTCGGCCCGCAGCGGCGGCACCGTCGATCCCGTGGTGTACGAACTGCCCATCTCCTACCTCGGGAGTGCGCCCGCCTTCATCGGCCCGGACGCCACCATGCCGTGGCCGACGTACGCGCAGTCGCGGATGGACTACGAACTCGAACTCGGCATCGTGATCGTGCGGGGCGGGCGCAACATCCTTCCCACCCAGGCGGACGCACACATCCTCGGCTTCACGGTCCTGAACGACTTCTCGGCGCGCGACATCCAGCTTCGGGAGATGAGGGGCCGCCTGGGGCCGAGCAAGGGCAAGCACTTCGCCTCCGCCTGCGGCCCGGTGATCGTCACGCCGGACGAACTCGATCCCCACGACCTGCGTATGACCGCTCGGGTGAACGGCGAGGTCTGGTCGCAGGGCAGCACCTCGACCCTGATGTGGACGGTGCAGGAGATGGTCGCGTGGGCCAGCGCGAGTGAGCCTCTGGTGGCGGGGTCCCTGCTCGGCAGCGGCACGGTCGGGCGCGGCTGCGGCATGGAACTCGGGCGGGAAGTGAAGCCCGGCGACGTGGTGGAACTCGACATCGAGGGCATCGGCGTGCTGCGCAACCGCATCGGCCACCCCGACGGGCAGGGCTGGACGCCGACCCGCCGCACACCCCGTCTCACCGAGGTCTGA
- a CDS encoding SMP-30/gluconolactonase/LRE family protein — protein sequence MSNPLRGWQVRRGDIGFLGRDLQRPECILAEKDGTVWTADGRGDVMRLGSGGEQRLILPQSAGVTSQDFETRYVQARGSLPNGLAFTPEGDFIVANWGTDVIEIMSRSGEVRTVCAEIGGQPLGKANFPLRDSKGRIWFSVTTREQPWTNQLNSRANDGYVALIDERGARIVADGFCGTNEIRLGADEEWLYVVESTGRRISRLRVQPDGSLTGREVYGPDDLGGHPDGFAFDAHGNLWITLIFADRLVALTPEGELLTLLDDGDAAANAAYERAFAARQVTPEVMAANHGTLCPWMASLTFGGPDLRTVYLGSLRGTTVPFFRSPVPGAPMIHWGDRA from the coding sequence ATGAGCAACCCCCTCAGGGGCTGGCAGGTCCGGCGGGGGGACATCGGCTTTCTCGGGCGCGACCTGCAAAGGCCCGAGTGCATCCTGGCGGAAAAGGACGGCACGGTCTGGACGGCAGATGGGCGGGGCGACGTGATGCGGCTGGGCAGCGGTGGAGAGCAGCGGCTCATCCTGCCCCAGTCCGCGGGCGTGACCTCCCAGGACTTCGAGACGCGCTACGTGCAGGCCCGGGGCTCCCTGCCGAACGGGCTGGCCTTCACGCCGGAGGGCGACTTTATCGTCGCCAACTGGGGCACGGACGTCATCGAGATCATGTCGCGCTCGGGAGAGGTGCGGACGGTCTGCGCGGAGATCGGCGGGCAGCCGCTCGGCAAGGCGAACTTCCCGCTGCGGGACTCGAAAGGACGTATCTGGTTCAGCGTGACCACCCGCGAGCAGCCGTGGACGAACCAGCTCAACTCCCGGGCGAACGACGGCTACGTGGCGCTGATCGACGAGCGCGGCGCCCGCATCGTGGCGGACGGCTTTTGCGGCACGAACGAGATTCGCCTGGGCGCGGACGAGGAGTGGCTGTACGTGGTGGAGAGCACCGGGCGGCGCATCTCGCGTCTGCGGGTTCAGCCCGACGGGTCGCTGACGGGCCGGGAGGTCTACGGGCCCGACGATCTGGGCGGCCACCCGGACGGCTTCGCCTTCGACGCGCACGGCAACCTCTGGATCACGCTGATCTTCGCCGACCGGCTGGTGGCCCTCACTCCCGAAGGAGAGCTGCTGACCCTGCTGGACGACGGCGACGCGGCGGCGAACGCGGCCTACGAGCGGGCGTTCGCGGCCCGCCAGGTCACCCCCGAGGTGATGGCGGCCAACCACGGCACCCTCTGCCCCTGGATGGCGAGCCTGACCTTCGGCGGGCCGGACCTGCGCACCGTGTACCTCGGCAGCCTGCGGGGCACCACGGTCCCCTTCTTCCGCAGCCCGGTCCCCGGCGCCCCGATGATCCACTGGGGGGACCGTGCCTGA
- a CDS encoding C-glycoside deglycosidase beta subunit domain-containing protein, with the protein MFDRYIVVEDTLRNVVEGGDVVGVQFGARLPYYRGLGLSMIEAVDVTLGGEPVPVEDVSVTLGGRTYPVREMDHEPEAVWNFGEVGTVTVRKPGGLPEGEHSVGVLFRLRVSYLPMMLTGQDRKTLPLVGT; encoded by the coding sequence ATGTTTGACCGCTACATCGTCGTGGAGGACACGCTGAGGAACGTGGTGGAGGGCGGCGATGTCGTCGGCGTGCAGTTCGGCGCGCGGCTGCCGTACTACCGGGGGCTGGGGCTGTCCATGATCGAGGCGGTGGACGTGACCCTGGGCGGCGAGCCCGTCCCGGTGGAGGACGTGTCGGTCACGCTGGGTGGCCGGACCTATCCCGTGCGCGAGATGGATCACGAGCCGGAAGCCGTCTGGAACTTCGGCGAGGTGGGCACGGTGACGGTCAGGAAGCCGGGCGGATTGCCAGAAGGCGAACATTCAGTCGGCGTCCTCTTCCGCCTGCGCGTCTCCTACCTGCCCATGATGCTGACCGGCCAGGACCGCAAGACCCTCCCGCTGGTGGGGACGTGA